The segment ACTGCGCGGAGAGATCGAATTCGAGCAGGTGAGCTTCAGCTATCCCACGTCGCGGGCGAATGCCCTGCAAGATATCAACCTGCGCATCCCGGCCGGCTCGTCGCTTGCCGTGGTGGGCGCCACCGGCAGCGGCAAGAGCACGTTGGTGCACCTGATCGGGCGTTTCTACGACCCGACAGTGGGCCGGGTGCTGGTGGACGGGCGCGACGTGCGGACGCTCGATCTGGCCGAGCTGCGCCGGCAGATCGGTATGGTGGCGCAGGATGCGCTGTTGTTCTCGGCCACAATTGCCGAGAACATCGCCTTTGGCCGACCCGACGCGCCGCGCGAAGCGATTGAACGCGCCGCAAAACTGGCGCAGGCGCACGATTTCATCATCCAGTTGCCGGATGGCTATGACACCAAGATCGGCGAGCGCGGCATCGGGTTGTCCGGCGGGCAACGCCAGCGTATTGCGATTGCCCGCGCCATCCTGCTGGACCCGCGCATTTTGATCCTGGACGACTCGATGTCGGCGGTGGACGCCGAGACGGAGAAGCTGCTGCAAGCCGCCATCCGCACGGTCATGCAGGGCCGGACGACCATCCTCATCGCCCACCGGCTGTCTACGGTGGAACAAGCGGATCACATCATCGTGCTGCGCGGCGGCCGAATCGTCGAGCAGGGCACGCATGCCGAGCTGGCGCGCAGCGGCGGCTACTATTGCCGCGTGCTGGAGATGCAGCGCATGAGCGCCGCCGAGGCCATGAGTGAGACACTCCCCATCGCCCCACAGATGGTGGGCGTTTGTTAAGATCGCGATGCTCCGCAGTTTGGTCAAACCCCTCGCACGCGCCGACCAGGACGAACCGCCCTCTTCGCCGCCGCGTCGCACGCTGAGCCGGCTGTTCTCATACCTGCGGCCCTATCGCCTCCGCATGCTGGTCACCCTGGGCATCTACGTCGTGTGTGTCACGCTGGCGCAGCTCTACCCCTTCGTTGACCGCAAGTTGATTGATGAGCACATCGCCGTCGGCAACCCGGATGGCTTTTTGCCGCTGCTGTTCCTGGCGGTGGTGATGCACGCCGTGAACTGGGGCGGGGTGTATGTGCGGTCGCAACTGATCCAGCGCATTAGCTGGGACATTCTGGTTAACCTGCGCCGGCAGCTCTTCCGCCACGTCGCCGGTCTGTCCTTCAAGTTTCACGAGAACGAGCCGGTCGGCAAGACGATGACGCGCTTCATCAGCGACGCCAGCACGCTGAACGACTTCCTCACCAACCAAGTGGCCAACGTGGTCAACGACGTGATGTCCGGCCTGATTGTGATCGTGCTGATGTTCGCCATCAACCCGACGCTCACGCTGATTGCGCTGTGCATGTTGCCGGTGCTCACCGCAATCGGCTTGTATATGCGCCCACGGCTATACGAGGGGTGGGAGCGCGTGCGCGAGAACATGACGCGCTTCAACATCTTCCTCGCCGAGAACATCGCCGGCATGCGCGTCATCCAGGCGTTCGTCCGCGAGAACGTCAACCTCGGACAATTTCAGGTGGCCAACCAGCGCGTGGTGACCGAGTGGATGAAGGTGATCGGATTGCAATCGTGGTTCTCGCCGCTGGTGGAAATCACGCGCTCGGTGGCGCTGGTCATCGTGCTGTTCATCGCGGCCAACCGGCTGGGCGTCGGCGGCGAAGCGCTCACCGTCGGCACCCTGGTCGCCTTCACGGCCTACATCAACAACCTGTGGGCGCCGATCAGCACGCTCACCAACATGTATGTGGTGCTGCAGGCCACGTTGGCCTCGGCCGACAAGGTGTTCCAGTTGCTGGACACCCAGCCGACGATCACCGATGCGCCCAACGCCGTCACCCTGCCGCCCATCAAAGGCGAGATCGTCTTCGACCATGTGTATTTTGGCTACGACGAATCGCGCAACGCCCTGGAGGATGTTTCGCTGCGTATTGAGCCGGGGCAACTGGTCGCCCTGGTCGGGCAAACCGGCTCCGGCAAGACAACGCTGGCCAGCCTGGTGTGCCGCTTCTACGACGTGACCGGCGGGCGCATCACGGTGGATGGTTACGACGTGCGCGCGGTCACGCAGCAATCGCTCCGTTCGCAGATCGGCGTGGTGTTGCAAGAGCCGTTCATCTTTAGCGACACCATCGCCAACAACATCCGCTACGGTCGTCCCGACGCCACGATGGAAGAAGTGATCGCCGCGGCCAAGCAAGCAAACTGTCATGACTTCATCATGCAACTGAGCGACGGCTACGAGACGGTGGCGCATGAACGCGGCTCGCAGTTCTCCGTCGGCCAGCGCCAGCTCCTCTCGATTGCGCGGGCCATCCTGGCCAACCCGCGCGTGATCGTGCTCGACGAAGCGACCTCCGCAGTGGATACCGAGACCGAACGGCTGATTCAGGATGCGTTTGAAAAGCTGATGGCAGCCGCGGATTCGCCGCACGGCCGGCGGACGGCCATCGTGATTGCCCATCGCCTCTCGACCATCCGCAAGGCCGATCAAATCGTGGTGCTCAAGCACGGCCGCATCGTCGAATTGGGCAACCACCAGACGCTGGTGAACAAGCCGGGAGGCTACTACGCCGCGCTTGTGCGGGCGCAGGCGAGCGGTCACTGAGCCTCCTCCCCCGCGACCCAGCCGGCTAGCTCCGCGCGGCCGACCAGGGCGCAGCCGGTCTCCTGGGCCAACTTGCGCGCGTCCGCGCCAAAGGCGCTGTTGGTGATCACCATCGCCGCACCGCAAGCGTAGCGCGCCCGGCAGTCGTTGGCATAGCGGATCGTTCCGGGCGAGAGGGGCTTGTTGTAGCGCACGGCGCAGACGACATACGACGCCCGGTCTTTGACGGCGATTAACTCCAGCCCAGAGTCCTGCCCGGCCTCGCCGTGGCCCGACGACGGCAGGCGCACAGTGTAGCCCTGCTTCTGCAACAGGCCGGCCACAAACTGGCGAAATTCGGCCTGGGACATCCGATCCACGCCGAACGTCGCCAGCGCCGCCTCCGTGCGGTTTTGCTGCGCCCGCGCGTCGGCCTGGTCCTTGATGAACGCGACGGCCACATAGCCCAGGAAGGCGAACAGCGCCAGGATGGGCACGCTCAAGCAGAGCGAGGCCGGATTCGTGAGCGGATCGAAGTTGAAATTCAAGCTCATCGTGAGCAGCGATGCGCGGTGAGCCGCGAGCTATGGGGCGTGAGCTGCGAGCCGTGAGCGGTGCGCTTGACTCCGGCTTCTGGGTTCTGACCTCTGACTTCTGGGTTCTGGCTTCTGGGTTCTGACCTCTGGCTTCTGAGATCCGACCTCGGAACAAACTTCAACGTGTAGCACAGTAGGTTCGACGTATGCGCACGCAGCGTGAATCCGGCGCTTTCGGCCCAGCGCATCACCGTGCGCCAACCGACATATTCCGGCTCGATCCACTCTTCGCCGACGATGAGGACACCGCCCGGCTTGAGCACGCGCCACGCTTCGTTCAGCGCGGCGCTGCGGTCGTGCAGCATTGGCAGGACGGAGATCATCAGCACCGCGTCGAAGGTGTGCGCCTCGAACGGCAGTCGGGCGGCCGGCGCAACATGCGCGACGACATTCTCGAGGCCCGCCTGGCGCAGGCGGCGGCGCAAGGCCGCCACCATCGCCGGCTGCACGTCCACCGCGTGGATGCGGTGCACATAGCGCGCGAGCGGCAGCGCGAACGCGCCGTTGCCGCAGCCCAGGTCGAGCACCGTCCAGTCCGGCTTCGGGTCGAGGAAGCGCAAGAGTCGCGATGGCGCGCGATAGGCCATGCGCAGCGGGCTGAGCAACAGGGGCGCAAAAACCGGCGGCGTGATGAGCGCAGCGCGGCGCGTGACCCAGCGCACGGCCAGCGTTGCGCCGGTGGCCAGGCCAAGCATGAAGAGCGCCGAACGAACAATCCGCGCGCGCATCCCCAGCCTCGATTGTAACGGCGCGCGAGGGGATGCCCCTGACCACTTGTCGTAGCATGTTAGGCGGCGCGCCGCCAGCCCGCCCAAGTGAGCCGGTCACTCCACCAGCGCGCGTTCGATCCACGCGCCAACACGCAGCGCCCGTTCATCTTCGCCGAAGGGGGTGATCACCTGGACGCCGACCGGCAACCCGTCGCACTGTGCGAACGGCAGCGACAGCGCCGGCACGCCGGCAAAGGCCGCCGGCGCGGTCAGGTGCAGGATCGCCTGGCGCAGGTTCTTCGCGCCAGATTCCAGGCGGATCTCGACCGTGCCGCGCAGCGGGGCGACGCACGGCGCTGACGGCATCAGCAGGGCATCGGCGCCTCGCAGCGCACGGTGGATCGCCGCGCGCATTTCCCCCTGGCGCTGTTTGGCCTCCAGGTATTGCACTGCGCTGAACTCATAGCCGCGCATCAGCGCTTCGCGCACGCCGGGCGCGAACGCCTCCGGCTGCGTCTCCAGCGTGCGACGATGCACCATCACCGACTCCGCGCGCAAGGGTAGGAAAGCCTCGCCGGCGTTGCCGATGTCCAGCGCGACATCGGCGACCGACGCGCCGGCGGCCTTCAGGCGCGCGACAAACGCCTCGAATGCGGCGCGCACATCGGGCGTCAGCGCACCCTCCAGATAGATGCGCGGAACGACGAAGCGCGGCGCGCCATCGCCGAAGTCCCACAGCGCCGGCGGAGCGCTGCGGCGAGCCGCCAGGACCGCGAACATCGCCGCGGCATCGGCCACCGTGCGGGTGATCGGCCCGGCGTGATCGCAACTGGGGATCAGCGCGAGCGCACCTTCGAGCGAGACTGCGCCAAACGATGGCTTGAAACCCACCACGCCACAAAACGAGGCCGGCAAGCGGATCGAGCCGGCGGTGTCGCTGCCCAAAGAGCCATAGCCAATGCCGATCGCCGTCGCAGCCGCCGAGCCGGACGACGAACCGCCTGCTTGTCGCGCCGGATCGTGCGGGTTCTTCACGTCGCCGGTCCACGGGTTCTCGCCGTTCAGCCCCAGCGCGATTTCCTGCATGTTGGTCTTGGCCAAGATGACTGCCCCCGCTTCGCGCAGCTTCGCTACGGCTACTGCTTCATCCGGCTCGATCGGCGGCAGCGGCGCATGCGTGCCGGCTTTCGTGGGCGTGCCGCGCGCGTTGAACAGATCCTTGACCGTGATCGGCACGCCGTGCAGCGGACCACGGATATGCCCATGCCGCGCTTCTCGTTCAAGCACGCGCGCTTCGGCCAGGGCGCGGTCGGCGTCGAGGAAGGCAATCGTGTTCCAGTCTTGGAAACGCGCGGCGCGCGCGAGGGCATCTTCGACCAGGGCGACCGGTGAGCAGGCGCCGGCGCGCACAGCAGCAGCCGCAGCGACGAGCGTCGGGGGGATGATCGGGCTATCGCGTTCGGTCGGCATCTGTGGCTGGCAGGGGAGTGGCGCAGAGCGGCGTTGCGCGTCAGCGCGCCGCTTTGAGCGCTCGGCGCAGCCGTTCCGGCGTGACCGGCAGATCGTTGATCCACACGCCGGTCGCGTCGTGGATCGCGGCGATGACTGCCGGCGCGACGACCAGGAACGGCATCTCGGCCATGCCGCGGATGCCCAGCGCGCCCTGCGGGTCGGGGTTCTCCACGAGCACCGCCTCAAGGCGATCGGGCACGTCGAGCACCGAGGGGATCAGGTAGGTGCTGAAGTGCGAAGACAGCACATACCCGTCGCGCGTGACAAAGTGCTCCAGGCTGGTCCAGCCCAGCGCCTGCACCACGCCGCCTTCGATCTGCCCAACGACCTGTTGCGGGTTGACGGCCCGCCCTACGTCGTCGGCGCATACGATGCGCTGCACGCGGACGTGGCCGGTTTCTACGTCCACGGCGACCTCGGCGTATTGCGCGACGTAGCCATAGGTAATATTCGGATCGCCCTGGCCGGTCGCTTCGTCCATCGGCGTCGTAGGGCGCGGGCGATAGACGTAATGCGCGATGGCCGGCCGCTCCTCGTCACGCCATTTGTCCAGGGCCGCGGCGATCGCGCCCTGGATGGCGTGCGCTGCCATGAACGTCAGGCGCGAGGCGGACGCGCTGCCGCTGCTGCCGCTGGTCGCAGTGTCGCTCAGCACCAACTCGATCTTCTCGACCGGCAGATGTAGCATCTCGGCGGCGAGCTGAAGGAAGGCGGTGTGCGCGCCTTGGCCGCATTCGGCGCCGGCGTGTCGCACCACCGCGCGCTGGATGGCCGCGTCGCCATGCAGCTCCACCGTGGCTTCGCAGCGCTCTGGGAAGCCGAACGAGAAGCCGACGTTCTTGTGCCCACAGGCGAAGCCGCGCCCGGAGCGAAGCGGAGGCGCGGGCATCGCAAATTGGGGGGCGCGCCGGCTTGCGTCTTCTCGCGATTCTGCGGGGCCGGCCGCAGCGGCGCAACGCGCGATGACGTCGGCGATGGTGCAGCCGGGCGGGATAGGCGTGTTGTTGACGGTCAGGCTGCCGTCGCGCAGGGCGTTCTTCAGGCGCAGGGCGACGGGGTCCATGCCCAATTTCTCGGCCAGCTTGTTCATTTGCGTCTCGGCCACGAAGAGCGCCTGAGGCGCGCCAAAGCCGCGAAAGGCGCCGCTGGGCAAGTTGTTGGTGACGACGGCGCACGCATCCACAGCAACGTGAGGGATTTCGTATGGGCCGATGCACGTCACCGTCGTGTTGCCCAGCACCTTGGTCGAGGTGTAGGCGTACGGGCCGGCGTCGGCGCGCACTTCGACCTGCGCGGCCAGCAGCCGGCCGTCGCGCGTCGCGCCGAGCTTGGCATGGAACCACATCGGGTGGCGCTTGTGGTGGCCGATGATGCTCTCTTCGCGCGTCCAGACGATCTTTACCGGCCGGCGCAGCTTCCACGCCGCCAGCGCCAGCACGATCTGCACGCTCATATCTTCGCGCCCGCCGAATGCACCGCCGATGGCCGGGTAGATCACCCGCACCTGATCGAGCGGCAGGTCCAGCGCGTGCGCGATCTGATGCTGGTCTTCGTGCGCCCACTGGCCGGCCACCTGAACGGTGATGCGGCCGGACTCGTCAATGTAAGCCAAGCCGGCTTCGGGTTGTAAATAGGCGTGCTCCTGCGCGCCGGTGGTGTAGGTGTCTTCGACGATGACGTCGCACTGCGCAAATGCGGCTGCAACGTCACCCTTGCGGATGCGATAGCGCTTCATCACATTGCCGGGGTAATGTGGATGAATCTGCGGCGCGTCGGGCTGCAGCGCGGCATGCAAGTCGGTCAGCGGCGGCAGGTCGTCGTATTCCACGCGGATCAGATCGCGCGCGCGCTCGGCGATGCGCTCGGTCTCGGCCACGATGAAAGCCAGCTTTTCGCCGACATGGCGGACGACGCCGTCGAATGACGCATGGGCGAACGCGCGTTGAAACCGCTTGCTTTCCCCGGCCTCAATCCTCCATTCTTCACCTGCAGAGACCATGACCGGCGCATCGAAGAGCACCAGGCCATACTCGTTTTTCGGCACATCCGCGCCGGTGAAGATGGCGATAACGCCGGGGAGTGCGAGCGCCTCCCGCAGGTCCATGGACTTGACGCGCGCATGCGGCCGTCGCGCAAATAGCACCTTGGCGTGCGCCATGCCCGGTAGGGTGAGGTCGCCCGGGTAGAGCGCCTGGCCGGTGACTTTTGCGCGGGCGTCTATGCGCGGCAAAGAGATGCCAACCGCCATAAACGTCACTTGGGTTTGCTCATGTTTGAGTCAGGGATGATAGCAGAGCGCAGGTCAGCGGGGGCGACGCGCTGCCCAGCCGCTGAGGCAATGGCCGCGCCAGGATGCTCAGCCGCGCGCTGAGAGGCGCGGCGCTTATTCGCAGCGTTTCTCGAACCGAAAGCCGTGGCCGCGCACGGTGACGATGTATTCGTGGTCGGGGTCGTACTCGGCGATGCGGGCACGCAGGCGTCGCACCAGCGCGTCAATGGCCTGCTCGCTCACGCCGCAGACGCTGTCGCTCTCCCACACACGCTCAGCGATGTCCTGACGGGAGACCAAACCACCGTTTGCGTCCATGAGCAGCTCCAGCAGGCGATACTGCTGCAACGAGAGTGGCGGCTCAAGCTCCTGCTCGGCGACAAAAACGCGGTGGCTCTCTTTGTCAATGTGGATGCCGCGCCCTGCCGGCTGCATCGCCCTGCTCATCGAGTGGGCGTTGAGCGGCGCGGTTGCGTCGCTGCCGACGAAGATGATCTTGACGCACAGCGCGATCTGAATCTCGTCGCCATCCTGGAGCAACTTGGGCTCCTTCACCTCTTTGCCGTTCAGGAAAGTGCCGTTCTTGCTATTCAGGTCGGTCAGCACAAATCCTTGCGGGGTGCGTTCGATCTTGGCGTGGCGACGCGACACCTGGCGCTCGGGCAGCATCAAGTCAACAACGCCCACTTCGCGACCGATGATCAACACATCGCTGGCGATGAGCCAGCGATGGCCGGCTAACTGGCCGCTTTCAATGATGAGCATGGGCGCGTCCTGCTCCATTGCGTGCTGGCAATTGTATCAATCCCGCGTCGTCTGGCGTCCCCCCCGCACGCTTGTGAGAAGCGGCCTCGCCATGTGTTCGCCGATGCGCCGATGTTCACACCTCGTCTGCACAGTCGTCGGCGGCGCGGATCAGGCGCATGACCTCGTCCAGGTCATCGGTCAGGTGCAGCAGCACAGGGTCATCTGGGCCGATCAACCGGCGCGCCGCCAGCGCGCCGGTGATCCAGTCCAGCAGCGGCTGCCAGAATTCGCGGCCGACAAGGATGATCGGCACAGCGCCGTTGGATTTGCCGGTCTGCACTAGGGTCAGGATGGTGAAGAGCTCGTCCAACGTGCCGTAGCCGCCTGGGAAGAACACGTAGGCCAAGGCTGAGTAGTCCAACATGAACTTGCGGCTGAAGAAGTACTGGAAGCCCATGCCCTCCTTGACATAGGGGTTGAGTTTCTGCTCCGTGGGCAGTTGAATATTCAACCCGACGGAGTGGCCGCCGGCC is part of the Candidatus Roseilinea sp. genome and harbors:
- a CDS encoding selenium-dependent xanthine dehydrogenase, whose translation is MAVGISLPRIDARAKVTGQALYPGDLTLPGMAHAKVLFARRPHARVKSMDLREALALPGVIAIFTGADVPKNEYGLVLFDAPVMVSAGEEWRIEAGESKRFQRAFAHASFDGVVRHVGEKLAFIVAETERIAERARDLIRVEYDDLPPLTDLHAALQPDAPQIHPHYPGNVMKRYRIRKGDVAAAFAQCDVIVEDTYTTGAQEHAYLQPEAGLAYIDESGRITVQVAGQWAHEDQHQIAHALDLPLDQVRVIYPAIGGAFGGREDMSVQIVLALAAWKLRRPVKIVWTREESIIGHHKRHPMWFHAKLGATRDGRLLAAQVEVRADAGPYAYTSTKVLGNTTVTCIGPYEIPHVAVDACAVVTNNLPSGAFRGFGAPQALFVAETQMNKLAEKLGMDPVALRLKNALRDGSLTVNNTPIPPGCTIADVIARCAAAAGPAESREDASRRAPQFAMPAPPLRSGRGFACGHKNVGFSFGFPERCEATVELHGDAAIQRAVVRHAGAECGQGAHTAFLQLAAEMLHLPVEKIELVLSDTATSGSSGSASASRLTFMAAHAIQGAIAAALDKWRDEERPAIAHYVYRPRPTTPMDEATGQGDPNITYGYVAQYAEVAVDVETGHVRVQRIVCADDVGRAVNPQQVVGQIEGGVVQALGWTSLEHFVTRDGYVLSSHFSTYLIPSVLDVPDRLEAVLVENPDPQGALGIRGMAEMPFLVVAPAVIAAIHDATGVWINDLPVTPERLRRALKAAR
- a CDS encoding multidrug ABC transporter ATP-binding protein, with amino-acid sequence MLRSLVKPLARADQDEPPSSPPRRTLSRLFSYLRPYRLRMLVTLGIYVVCVTLAQLYPFVDRKLIDEHIAVGNPDGFLPLLFLAVVMHAVNWGGVYVRSQLIQRISWDILVNLRRQLFRHVAGLSFKFHENEPVGKTMTRFISDASTLNDFLTNQVANVVNDVMSGLIVIVLMFAINPTLTLIALCMLPVLTAIGLYMRPRLYEGWERVRENMTRFNIFLAENIAGMRVIQAFVRENVNLGQFQVANQRVVTEWMKVIGLQSWFSPLVEITRSVALVIVLFIAANRLGVGGEALTVGTLVAFTAYINNLWAPISTLTNMYVVLQATLASADKVFQLLDTQPTITDAPNAVTLPPIKGEIVFDHVYFGYDESRNALEDVSLRIEPGQLVALVGQTGSGKTTLASLVCRFYDVTGGRITVDGYDVRAVTQQSLRSQIGVVLQEPFIFSDTIANNIRYGRPDATMEEVIAAAKQANCHDFIMQLSDGYETVAHERGSQFSVGQRQLLSIARAILANPRVIVLDEATSAVDTETERLIQDAFEKLMAAADSPHGRRTAIVIAHRLSTIRKADQIVVLKHGRIVELGNHQTLVNKPGGYYAALVRAQASGH
- a CDS encoding transcriptional regulator; protein product: MLIIESGQLAGHRWLIASDVLIIGREVGVVDLMLPERQVSRRHAKIERTPQGFVLTDLNSKNGTFLNGKEVKEPKLLQDGDEIQIALCVKIIFVGSDATAPLNAHSMSRAMQPAGRGIHIDKESHRVFVAEQELEPPLSLQQYRLLELLMDANGGLVSRQDIAERVWESDSVCGVSEQAIDALVRRLRARIAEYDPDHEYIVTVRGHGFRFEKRCE
- a CDS encoding cytokinin riboside 5'-monophosphate phosphoribohydrolase; the encoded protein is MNSAKSIPRQERKSPIQRMQLAFADHHAGLAWEVLRIAAEFVQGFEFLSNLERTVTIFGSARLTEKDFYYGLAQELGRRLAQAHYTVVTGGGPGIMEAGNRGATEAGGHSVGLNIQLPTEQKLNPYVKEGMGFQYFFSRKFMLDYSALAYVFFPGGYGTLDELFTILTLVQTGKSNGAVPIILVGREFWQPLLDWITGALAARRLIGPDDPVLLHLTDDLDEVMRLIRAADDCADEV
- a CDS encoding amidase; amino-acid sequence: MPTERDSPIIPPTLVAAAAAVRAGACSPVALVEDALARAARFQDWNTIAFLDADRALAEARVLEREARHGHIRGPLHGVPITVKDLFNARGTPTKAGTHAPLPPIEPDEAVAVAKLREAGAVILAKTNMQEIALGLNGENPWTGDVKNPHDPARQAGGSSSGSAAATAIGIGYGSLGSDTAGSIRLPASFCGVVGFKPSFGAVSLEGALALIPSCDHAGPITRTVADAAAMFAVLAARRSAPPALWDFGDGAPRFVVPRIYLEGALTPDVRAAFEAFVARLKAAGASVADVALDIGNAGEAFLPLRAESVMVHRRTLETQPEAFAPGVREALMRGYEFSAVQYLEAKQRQGEMRAAIHRALRGADALLMPSAPCVAPLRGTVEIRLESGAKNLRQAILHLTAPAAFAGVPALSLPFAQCDGLPVGVQVITPFGEDERALRVGAWIERALVE